The Thermodesulfobacteriota bacterium genome contains the following window.
TACCTTGGTTCATTGAAAAAAATATATATGTACAACCTCTATTTGATATGATAGGGGGCTTTGCGTTATCTGAAAACAGGTTAATTTTATTAATCAAGGATACAGGTTTGATGCAGACCGAAGAACTTAAAACATATATGGCCTTAAACGGAGCAATCATTTTCTGGGGGCTTTCTTTTGTAGCCACCAAGATCGCCTTAGAGAGCATTCCACTATTTACCCTGGTATTTGCCCGCTTCAGCCTTGCGTCATGCTTCTTGTTAGTTTTCCTTATACGTCGAGGTTTTCCTGAATTTAGCGCAAAAGACCATGTGAATATGTTTCTTATCGCTTTATTTGAACCAGGTCTTTATTTTATTTTTGAAACACTGGGATTAAAATACACCACTGCCCCGAAAGCCTCATTGATAATCGCCACCATTCCGGTCGTGGTCGTGATATTTTCCGCACTTTTCCTCGGAGAGAAAACCCGCAGGACAGGTCTTTTGGGAATAGGTTTATCTCTTACCGGGATTGCTGTATTGATTATGGGAGATCCCCATTTTAAATGGGATCTGGGTGGATCCATGCTGGGTGATATACTGATTATCGGTGCGGTAATTTCAGCAGCTCTTTATATGATCAGTGCCAGGAAATTGGGTCAAAGCCGATCGCCATTCGAAATTACCAGCTTGCAGTTTATGTATGGAGCGGTCTTTTATGCACCGGCATTTTTCTGGGAGATCCCGCATATACAATGGTCAACGGTCAGTGGCCGTTCAATTGGCGCCCTTATCTATCTGATATTCTTTGCTACTGTCAGT
Protein-coding sequences here:
- a CDS encoding EamA family transporter; this translates as MQTEELKTYMALNGAIIFWGLSFVATKIALESIPLFTLVFARFSLASCFLLVFLIRRGFPEFSAKDHVNMFLIALFEPGLYFIFETLGLKYTTAPKASLIIATIPVVVVIFSALFLGEKTRRTGLLGIGLSLTGIAVLIMGDPHFKWDLGGSMLGDILIIGAVISAALYMISARKLGQSRSPFEITSLQFMYGAVFYAPAFFWEIPHIQWSTVSGRSIGALIYLIFFATVSAFLCYNFALSRVPASRAAVFINGIPVVTTIGAWMLLGEKLTMIQTAGGGVVLFAVFLTNLPDVRMASEKFGS